A window from Vanessa atalanta chromosome 16, ilVanAtal1.2, whole genome shotgun sequence encodes these proteins:
- the LOC125070051 gene encoding polypeptide N-acetylgalactosaminyltransferase 3-like isoform X1, which produces MFEFTMVIKKQIRSLMCRGRKKKIASLVIILIFLINAMFYVSLELYNTIKNRNKDPWYKSLRYEKDYVDKMGMRVIVGHYVGGNSGGNLSQEMINTNHYAPIEGAGEGGRPVQLLQREIISARDLYSLHSYNIVVSDRISINRSLPDMRSESCRRVEYDLENLPTASVIIVFHNEAWSTLMRTVMSVLLRSPTVLLKEIILVDDASDRKYLGKELEDAIENLNNVKILRSHNRTGLVGARLMGARIAVGDVLLFLDAHCEVTQGWIEPLLERAGSDDVFICPHIDLLSDDTLAYTKSIDAHWGAFSWRLHFRWLMPSNEVMINKSKNPSKPYPTPAMAGGLFAVRKSLFWRLGGYDEGMVIWGAENLELSWRAWQCGARVEITPCSRVGHIFRRHSPYKYPGGVAKVLNSNLARAASVWMDEWADFFFKFNPSVAAIRDSQRVGDRIEIRKNLHCKNFKWYLENVWPQHFFPTDERWFGRIRNDKGGCIGVTAGTPGLGGPASSISCGSDLDLDRLLVYTVEGKVMADEGLCLEQGNGRAVWKTCTENIKQIWQQKGPRLKTLDGLCLTLVIGDREDGIGDPLTAKRCLNDNRQIWHFERVPWR; this is translated from the exons atgtttgaatttaCAATGGTTATTAAGAAG CAAATACGTTCACTGATGTGTAGAGGtcgaaaaaagaaaattgcTAGTTtagttatcatattaatatttttgataaatgcaATGTTTTACGTAAGCTTAGAATTGTACAATACAatcaaaaacagaaataaagatCCTTGGTATAAGAG TTTGCGTTATGAAAAAGATTATGTGGATAAAATGGGGATGCGAGTTATTGTAGGTCATTATGTTGGTGGAAATTCTGGAGGAAATTTATCTCAAG aaatGATCAATACCAACCACTATGCTCCAATAGAAGGTGCAGGAGAGGGGGGAAGACCTGTTCAATTATTGCAGAGAGAGATAATATCAGCCAGAGACCTGTACTCACTGCATTCATACAATATTGTTGTAAGTGATAGAATTTCAATAAACAGAAGTCTTCCTGATATGCGAAGTGAAAG TTGCAGAAGAGTTGAATACGACTTGGAAAATCTTCCAACAGCGAGTGTAATTATAGTCTTCCACAATGAAGCTTGGTCTACTCTTATGAGAACTGTGATGTCCGTATTATTAAGATCTCCAACAGTACTATTAAAAGAG attattTTAGTAGATGATGCGAGCGACCGCAAGTATTTAGGTAAAGAATTAGAAGATGCAATTGAAAACTTGAATAATGTGAAAATACTGAGGAGTCATAATCGAACCGGATTAGTAGGGGCAAGACTAATGGGTGCCAGAATTGCTGTAGGAGATGTTTTACTTTTCTTGGATGCACATTGTGAG GTCACACAAGGTTGGATTGAGCCGCTCTTAGAGAGAGCAGGAAGTGACGACGTATTCATTTGCCCGCACATTGATCTCCTCTCCGACGATACATTAGCATACACAAAAAGTATCGACGCTCATTGGGGAGCATTTAGTTGGCGTCTTCACTTCCGTTGGCTGATGCCTAGCAATGAAGTAATGATAAACAAGTCTAAAAATCCTTCTAAACCTTATCCAACACCAGCGATGGCAGGTGGCCTTTTCGCTGTGAGAAAGAGTTTATTTTGGCGCTTGGGAGGCTACGATGAGGGTATGGTTATATGGGGCGCAGAAAACCTGGAATTATCCTGGCGAGCGTGGCAGTGCGGAGCGAGAGTCGAAATAACACCTTGTTCCCGGGTCGGTCACATATTTAGAAGGCATAGTCCCTACAAATATCCCGGTGGTGTTGCGAAAGTTCTGAATTCAAATCTTGCGCGAGCTGCAAGTGTTTGGATGGACGAATGggcagactttttttttaaatttaatccttCGGTTGCTGCAATACGTGACTCTCAAAGGGTGGGTGATAGAATTGAGATACGAAAAAATTTACATTGCAAAAACTTCAAGTGGTATTTGGAGAATGTGTGGCCGCAACATTTTTTCCCAACCGATGAGAGGTGGTTTGGAAGAATACGCAATGATAAGGGTGGTTGTATCGGAGTCACTGCAGGAACCCCCGGGCTCGGGGGGCCCGCTTCGAGTATAAGTTGTGGAAGTGATCTCGATCTAGATAGATTATTAGTGTATACCGTCGAGGGGAAAGTGATGGCCGACGAAGGATTGTGTTTAGAGCAAGGGAACGGGAGAGCAGTTTGGAAAACTTGTACAGAGAACATAAAACAGATTTGGCAACAAAAAGGTCCGAGGTTAAAGACATTAGATGGACTTTGTTTGACGTTAGTTATCGGTGATCGTGAGGACGGAATCGGTGACCCTTTGACAGCTAAGCGGTGTTTGAACGACAACAGACAAATATGGCATTTTGAACGAGTGCCTTGGCGTTAA
- the LOC125070051 gene encoding polypeptide N-acetylgalactosaminyltransferase 3-like isoform X2, whose product MINTNHYAPIEGAGEGGRPVQLLQREIISARDLYSLHSYNIVVSDRISINRSLPDMRSESCRRVEYDLENLPTASVIIVFHNEAWSTLMRTVMSVLLRSPTVLLKEIILVDDASDRKYLGKELEDAIENLNNVKILRSHNRTGLVGARLMGARIAVGDVLLFLDAHCEVTQGWIEPLLERAGSDDVFICPHIDLLSDDTLAYTKSIDAHWGAFSWRLHFRWLMPSNEVMINKSKNPSKPYPTPAMAGGLFAVRKSLFWRLGGYDEGMVIWGAENLELSWRAWQCGARVEITPCSRVGHIFRRHSPYKYPGGVAKVLNSNLARAASVWMDEWADFFFKFNPSVAAIRDSQRVGDRIEIRKNLHCKNFKWYLENVWPQHFFPTDERWFGRIRNDKGGCIGVTAGTPGLGGPASSISCGSDLDLDRLLVYTVEGKVMADEGLCLEQGNGRAVWKTCTENIKQIWQQKGPRLKTLDGLCLTLVIGDREDGIGDPLTAKRCLNDNRQIWHFERVPWR is encoded by the exons atGATCAATACCAACCACTATGCTCCAATAGAAGGTGCAGGAGAGGGGGGAAGACCTGTTCAATTATTGCAGAGAGAGATAATATCAGCCAGAGACCTGTACTCACTGCATTCATACAATATTGTTGTAAGTGATAGAATTTCAATAAACAGAAGTCTTCCTGATATGCGAAGTGAAAG TTGCAGAAGAGTTGAATACGACTTGGAAAATCTTCCAACAGCGAGTGTAATTATAGTCTTCCACAATGAAGCTTGGTCTACTCTTATGAGAACTGTGATGTCCGTATTATTAAGATCTCCAACAGTACTATTAAAAGAG attattTTAGTAGATGATGCGAGCGACCGCAAGTATTTAGGTAAAGAATTAGAAGATGCAATTGAAAACTTGAATAATGTGAAAATACTGAGGAGTCATAATCGAACCGGATTAGTAGGGGCAAGACTAATGGGTGCCAGAATTGCTGTAGGAGATGTTTTACTTTTCTTGGATGCACATTGTGAG GTCACACAAGGTTGGATTGAGCCGCTCTTAGAGAGAGCAGGAAGTGACGACGTATTCATTTGCCCGCACATTGATCTCCTCTCCGACGATACATTAGCATACACAAAAAGTATCGACGCTCATTGGGGAGCATTTAGTTGGCGTCTTCACTTCCGTTGGCTGATGCCTAGCAATGAAGTAATGATAAACAAGTCTAAAAATCCTTCTAAACCTTATCCAACACCAGCGATGGCAGGTGGCCTTTTCGCTGTGAGAAAGAGTTTATTTTGGCGCTTGGGAGGCTACGATGAGGGTATGGTTATATGGGGCGCAGAAAACCTGGAATTATCCTGGCGAGCGTGGCAGTGCGGAGCGAGAGTCGAAATAACACCTTGTTCCCGGGTCGGTCACATATTTAGAAGGCATAGTCCCTACAAATATCCCGGTGGTGTTGCGAAAGTTCTGAATTCAAATCTTGCGCGAGCTGCAAGTGTTTGGATGGACGAATGggcagactttttttttaaatttaatccttCGGTTGCTGCAATACGTGACTCTCAAAGGGTGGGTGATAGAATTGAGATACGAAAAAATTTACATTGCAAAAACTTCAAGTGGTATTTGGAGAATGTGTGGCCGCAACATTTTTTCCCAACCGATGAGAGGTGGTTTGGAAGAATACGCAATGATAAGGGTGGTTGTATCGGAGTCACTGCAGGAACCCCCGGGCTCGGGGGGCCCGCTTCGAGTATAAGTTGTGGAAGTGATCTCGATCTAGATAGATTATTAGTGTATACCGTCGAGGGGAAAGTGATGGCCGACGAAGGATTGTGTTTAGAGCAAGGGAACGGGAGAGCAGTTTGGAAAACTTGTACAGAGAACATAAAACAGATTTGGCAACAAAAAGGTCCGAGGTTAAAGACATTAGATGGACTTTGTTTGACGTTAGTTATCGGTGATCGTGAGGACGGAATCGGTGACCCTTTGACAGCTAAGCGGTGTTTGAACGACAACAGACAAATATGGCATTTTGAACGAGTGCCTTGGCGTTAA
- the LOC125070052 gene encoding uncharacterized protein LOC125070052 — MLVLIFSFAGLLSLVSSESCFFQRCLGCHPQETVWPGSSVDCGPSNWVTAQWLHNLGHPPPSTDSKIPIEMRCLKMVATPDNKSYGNTVDSLRGCVPRAQVDSVCLALVAVERARGHSNARCFICNGENCNSAIKTSYKLYVFILSLLLYYVLR, encoded by the exons ATGTTGGTGTTAATATTTAGTTTCGCAGGACTTCTGTCACTTG TATCTTCCGAAAGCTGCTTCTTTCAAAGATGCTTAGGATGTCACCCTCAAGAAACAGTATGGCCGGGTTCTTCAGTTGACTGCGGGCCATCAAACTGGGTCACAGCGCAATGGTTACATAATCTTGGACATCCTCCACCATCAACAGATTCAAAAATACCAATAGAAATGCGTTGTCTAAAAATGGTAGCAACGCCAGATAACAAATCTT ACGGCAACACTGTGGACTCATTGCGGGGTTGCGTACCTAGGGCTCAGGTGGATTCAGTGTGCCTTGCTCTAGTAGCCGTTGAAAGAGCTCGAGGGCACAGCAACGCCAGATGCTTCATATGCAACGGTGAAAATTGCAACTCTGCCATCAAAACTTCCTATAAATTATACGTTTTCATACTATCTTTACTACTGTACTATGTATTAAgatga